TCTCGCCGGCGGGAATGATCTCCTGCACTTCACGCTGGCGATCGAACCGCACGACGAAATACGCGTAGCGCGCCCCAGCCAGCACGGGCTGCTGATCGCGCACGTACAACAGATAATACGAATGGTCGTTATACGTCTCGCCCCGCAGCACAAACAACCTGTCCGGAATGATCACCGTGCGCCCACCCGAAATGCTGATCCATGGAATCCGCTCAATCATCGGGGAAACCTGCACGACATCTCCCGACACTCTGGGGAACAGCGCATTGGTTACTTGCTGCCTGTAAATGACAAGCGGGAGCAATGGCTCGTTTGCACGCGATGCGTCGCGCGACTTGCTTCGGAACAGGCCCATGTGGGGATCGGGATTGAGAATGGAATTCGCACCGTTGTAGAAGATGAAGTTGGTTGTGCCAATATTCGGCGTAGGGTTCAGGCTGTTGTCGATGCGTCCAATCCGAATTCCAACCGGCCGAAGTTTGTCTTCGTGCGCCCCTTGAAAATCAAGAAACGCCGTCGCGGCGACCCGCGGCCAGAAATCAGGGCTCTCGCCGGGTTCGAGAACATCAAAGTCCTGCGCGGGCGGAAGCGGCCGCTGCGGCCACGGCACGGTTGCGAGCACCACGGGCGGAGTCCATGTGAACCGCCAGACTTCTGACGTTGCGCTGTCCAGCACCTTTCCCTGCTCGTCGACGGGCGCCACAGAAATGTCATAGGGAAGATTCGGCAGCACGGTCGCGGTGATCGTGAACTGCGGCCCCGGCCCGAAGGCCGCTCCAATCAGCGGGGTAAGATGCGCCTCGGTGAACGAGATGTACTTGAGCTGCCCCGCGAGCAGTCCTGCAAACGCGCTGGCCGCCTTGTAGGCTGCGTAAGGCTTGAGGCTGGCGCTGATCAATCCGCTGCTGGTCCCGGCCGAGGGCTGGTCAGCTCGCGCCACTTTGAACTGGAAACGCGACACCCCCGCTGTCGGACAGAACCAGTTCAACACAACCTGCGGATTGGTGACATTGCCGATGGGTTGCGGCTCGGCCAGTACCGGCCTCGGAATTTTTCCGGGCTTCACATTCTTGCAACCAATGAACGACAAGGGACTGCCATTTCCATGCTGATCCAGAAGCTGCACGAAATAGCATAAGCGTGCCGCGCTCGGTGGCATGGCTTCATCCTTCGCTTCAATGATTTTTCCCAGGTTGGCAGGGTCATACAACGCCGCGCCCTGCGCGAAGAGGGTTAACGGCCCCTCGTCAACGCGCCGATACACGCGATACTCAGCAGTGCGCAACGTCAGCCGGAAGCGTATCCGCAGGATCGCGGTCGGCTGTGAATCCGCGGCAGCCGATATGTGTTCCGGGCAATCGCCCGCGTCCGGCAGATTCACCACGCACGCTCGAAATGGAGGCACCGGTCCCACAAGACACGCAGGATACGAAACCCAGTAAACGCCGTCCGGCTCAGGCGTCACCACCGCAACATCGGTCCATGTATTTCCATTTAGCGCCTGGATCAGCGCGGTTGGGTTGCCGCCGAAGTTGAACCGCATCGCGACCATCCCGCTGGCATCTGGCACAACGCTGCTGGCAGGCAGGCATTGTGTCTGCCGCCCATTGAATGCCACGTACAGGGGATCCGCTGAGTTCAACACCGTCGATAAAAGCTGGCCCGCATAGAAGATGACTTCGCGCTGCTGGTTTGCGGGGAAGGGATAGCTCACCACAGCCATCGCCTCGCGCGAAACGCTGTCATAGGCGGTGCCTGCGACACAGCCGATCTGGATCGTCCGCGTCTGGCTCGAGATCAGCGCAGGCGAATCGTAGTCCCACTGCAGTGTGTCGCTGTCGGGCGGGAAATAGAGCGGTCCAATGGTGCGCTCCTCAAAATTCACGATGTTGGTGATGTTGAACATCACCCATGCGATCCCCCGGTCGCGCCGCACACAGGTCAGCCTGAGGCGAATGGTTTGGGTTTCGCCAATGCTGCTGTTCGTCCCGAAACCCTGGAAGTCGACGACGGGAGTGCCGCAACTGCCAACGACGGTTCCCGTGGTCGCAGGCGGACCTTCGCGCTGCCGCAACACCCCCCATGCGGGGCCGGCGTGTGGCGACAGCAACGGATCACATGCAGCAATGCTTGCCGCACGGACCGTATACCAGCTGTTGCTCAGACCGGGGGCGGTAAACGCGCCAGGCGTGTTGTCGAGCAACGCGTTCTGCATCGTTCCCGCCGCATGGGTAACCACAGCAATGCGGTTGCTGAACGGGCGGGATTCGTTGGTGAACATCGCGGACGGATTGATCCATCGATAAACCCAATACTGATGCACCTGATCCGCGGCGTTTGTGTTCTGCTGCCACAAGACCCGCAATCGCGGCAGGTTCGTCGATCCGGGAATGACCGCGTTCTCCACGCGCACATCCGTGGCAGGACCCGGAGGAATTCTACGGCACGCCCGCGCGAGTCCCGCCGGTGAAACAAAACCGGGCCGCCCGAGCAGATCGCGCGCAGTCACGAAGTAATAGAACTCCTGCCCATCAGTGAACGTGCTGCTCGTGCTCCGTCCATCGTCCGAGAAAAAATAGGTCACGCGATCGCTGGGATCATCGGCATGACCCGGCCCGCTGCCTGTTCCGTAATCCGTGGTGGTTACCACACTGCCGCGATTCGCCCGCGCGAAGTTGGGATTGCTCAAGAGCTGAGCAGATGCAGGCGGTGTGAGATGAAAATTAGCCGCTTCCGCCGCAGCACGTGGAATGCGCCAGACATCAAAGCCAGAGTTCAACACCGACAATCGACGCAGCTCTGGCGGCGTGCCCCAGCGCAGGCGCACACGAAGGTGATCGCTCGGATCATTGGTGATCACCTGGAACGGGCGGCCCGGCGCGGGAAGCACGACGACGGCTCCAGGCGTAACTGTGACACGTCCCGCGACATCGCCTGCTGCGCCGGTCACAGGATCCAATTCACGCAGCTCGTAGGTTGTCGTCGACGCAATCACTTCCGTGAACGCACGACCCAGCACAAGCTGCATTCCAGGATTGCCCGTTCCCAGCAGGTGAAGCGCCTCATCGAGATCCGCGTCTGTGGCTGCCGCCGCGGTCGCGGTCGCGATCTTTTGCGCCGGAGTTTGGTTGGTTATTCCTGGAACATCGCGCAGCAGGAATCCAAGCGCGTCATTCAAAGTCGAAAGATTCTGCCCGAGCGCAACGGATTGATTCAGGAGGTTGTTGATTGCCGGAGCTGCAGTCTGCCGCGCCATGATCCCGCGCAAAGTGAAAGTCCCGGCAGCCGCCGGGTTTCCGGCTTTTCCGTAAACTGCAAATCGCTTGCCGCGGGCGGCGACTCCATCCACAGCATCCAGCACGATGTAGCTGCGTTCCTGCCCGGCGCTGTTGATGGTTGTGCCGGCGGTGTACAGGAGATTTGAAAGCGGCGTTTGCGCTGATCCGTTCAACACGCACACGATCGAAAGGAGAAGGGCGGAGAACCAATGAACCAGCCCCGGAAAATTGACCCTTGAGGCCATCCACTGTCGCACTGCATTCGGTTTTCGGATCGCGTTCATCGCACGGTTAGAAATCCACTTCGTAATCAATGCCGCCATCGCCGATCGTGCCGGTCACGGTCAGAGACTTGCATGCCTTGAGACAGACAGGGCACCAGCCAATTTTTCCGCACAGGCGCGCTTCACCCTGCAGCGTCAACCGTCCGATGCTGTCGAGCCGGAACGCCGTCGCCCATTCGGCCGACGCGCTGATGATGCAGATCAGGTCCACGTTCACCGTGATTTTCTGGCGGCCACCGATGCTGCCAAGCGCGGGACCACCCTGGTAATACAACGCGCTCGTCACATTGGCCCCGATATCCAGCAGGCAGCTGGATGTTCCAAAGAGGATCTCGGACAATGATAACCCTCCGCCGAACTGCAGATAGATCCCGCTGAAGTCGGAGATCGCGACGATCAAGACCTTGGGCGCCTCGGGATCGATGAACACAAGCGGATCGATGGAACAGGACTTTCCCGCAAAAATGCCGGCCGTAAAATCAACGGGTATTCCAAGGATCACCACCGTGGCGCCCGCCTTTGCGGCGAAGTAATTTTCCAATTGGCCAATCGCAAGCGACGCGCCGAAATCGTTCAGACTGACTCCCTTGAACCCGACCTTCCCCTTCACTTCGAGCGATCCGCCCACACCCAGCACAGCCCCGCTTTGCAATGTCCATCGCGCCTCGATGCTCAGGGTCAACGGGGTCCCGCCACTCACGCCGAGCCAGTCGAGCGGAATATCCTTCGCCCCCAGCGTCACTTCCGCCGCCGGAGCGCCCGAGGGAATGCAGCTCAGTGCAGTCGATTGCGAATTGAGTTCCTTGATGTCCATGTAAGCCATGAACTTCATCGAGTCGGGCATGTTCATCTCGATCTCGGAATCGAGATGAATCTTTCGGAGCGAGTCGCCCTCAAACGTGGGCGCGCCCCGAATTTTTGCCGACAACAGTGAGCCGCTCAACAGGCCGCCGCCCTTCATGTTCTGGAACAATCCATCCGTCGCGCCGGCGATTTGCGAACTGAGCCCATCACGGATCGATCGGTTGACCTGGTCAAAGAGGACGTCCATCAACTGGTCGAGGAGGAAATTCTTGTCGTAAAGAAACTGACGCAGTGTCGTTTGGTAATCCGAAGACACCTGTGAACTGAGAAACGCAACCACGAGTCGTTCACGAATTTCCCGCCTGGCGCGCGCAGGATCAGCGATGAAGTAATCGCCGGCCGGCCCGACAACCGCTGCGAGATGATTCGAGAGCGTAGCCGCGGCAAGCTGCGTGTAGCTGCCAAGAGTGGCAGCCGTGTGGTTGGCCCGATTCAGCGCCTCGGCAAAATCATTGTCGGCTGCGAGCCCGCCGACCTGCATTCGGACCTGATTGAACTCGTTCCGGAGTTGTCGCAGTTCGCCTTCAACCTTGGCGAGCGTCGGTTCCAGGTCGCTCAAAAGGCCGTTCACCAGGGAATCCGCCAAACCTGCCGCAAAGCCGAGAACGGGGCCCTGATCGGCCGCGAGTTTTTGAATGATCGCGCGCACGACATGACGTTTGCCCCCGCTGTCCTTCTCCAGAACGCGAATGAACAACCCGAGCGTGTCATCTGCATCCTGCAGCGCGCGGTTGAGCTGGCCGAAAATGGAATTCGCCTGCCCGATCGTTCCGTTCAGGTCACGCACTGCATTCTGCAGGCCGTTGCTGCTCGCGGTCACAATGGCAGGAGCCTTCGCGAGAAGGTTTGCTTTGCTAACGGCCAGCTCGGCAGAAAGGGCATTGTAAAGGCTGTTTACAACGGGATCGAGCGCGGGTTCGAGCACAGGGCGGAAGAAACCCTCCGAATTCTCGCGCAGCGCATTTTGCAGGCTCCGAAATCCAGAGGTCAGCCCCGCAGTATTCAATGCCGAACCGAGCTGGGCGCGAATCGCGTTCGACACGGAATTTAACGGCCCATTAAGTTCGTTTAACGCGTCGTTTGCAAAATCCAGGACTTTGATGCGCGGAAGCTGGAGGTTGAGATCCTGCGCGAAATCAAGGTCGACCTTTCCGGGAGTCAGCTCCTTCAGACGGCTGTCGACATCGATGACTGGCAATACAACGGGCGAATCGACAAAGCTGGAAAACTGCCGCAAGACGGGATTCCAGGTGAGCGGATAATCGAACAAGGCAACATCGATCCAATTGCGTTGCGCGCGCGGCCGGAAACTTTCGTCGGGTGAATTCCGATACGCAGCCACTGCCCCGCCAGGCCACGCATCGTGCTGCGGATCGAACCCGGGCGTGTTGAAGTAATCCTGCGTGCCGCTGCGCCATCCGCGATTCGCGGTGATGCCTTCCTCCGATGGCCATCCGCCCATGATGGAGATTTGCGAGTTCGTCGGACTCGTCGGCGTGACGTGCAGATGCACCTTGGTATCGCGGAAGAACGGCACGCGGATGCGACCCACGAGGCTGTAGAAGCCAGCCTCCGGCCGCCCGGATGTTTCCCAATTGTTGAAGTATCCGGCCGCTGCAGTGGTGAGCGGATAGGTGCTGCCGCCAGGGCCCTGCAGGTGGAGCTGCGCAGGAACAGGGAACCGCGAATCCACCCCTTCCACACCCGTCGCCAGCGTCGTCAGATTGCCATTATTCTTGAACCCGAGCGCCGTGTGAAACGCCTGCGGGATGAACGGCAGTTTGGTTTCCACTCCCAGCACCAGATACCGCTCCGTCAGGCTGCATGCATTGCCGGCCCGCGGTTTGAATTGCAGGCTGAGAGGCTTGATCGCGGTGTTCCAATAAACCATCTGCTTCGCCGGAATGTTCGCGGGAAGGCGCGCCGAATCCAGGTTGCCGCGGCAGAGAAACTTCATTCTCTCAAATTCCACCGGAAAATTGGAAGGATGCGGCAGGGAAATGACTCCGTCCGTCCTGGACTCCCAATTCTCGCTGTCCAGATACGACAGCCGATAACTCGTGAAGCTGAAGGCGTATCCGTAAAGGGTCATCGTGGACGGAAACGTCGCCGATTCATGAATGCCGCTCACTCCGCCGAATCGCGCATAGTACTTGGACCGGGGCGTCAGCGGGTAAGAACCGGTGTCCTGTCCTGCAATGAAGCTGCGGCCCTGCGCGGGTGCGCGGAAATTCAATCCAGCGTAGTTGCCGAAACCGCTGGCGTAAGCAGGTGTCCCCGGACGCTCGACATAATTGAGGTTCGTTGCATTACCCCAGCCTGAGAAGAGCAGCGCCCCGGGACGCTGGACTGCGGGCAACACCGTTTGGTCGCCTCGCAGGAACGTCCCGGCAATGTGATAGGCGCCTTGCTGGACATCAGAAGTGCGCTGGGCGTAAGTGGCGCTCCCAATGAAACCCCACGTCAGGTTGGTTGGCGGAATCGATCCATACGCGAGCAGCCCGCCGTCCTGTGTGAATGTGAACTCAGGCAGCCCAAAATGTCCCGGCGGACCCGTGAAATTCAGCACCTGCAAGCCAATTGTCGGAAACACAGAGCATCCCGCCTCGGGCGAGCAATCGCGCGCATACGGAATTGGCGCAGGTCCCGCGAGCAGCACGTAACTCGAGGCCGTGTCGATTAAATCGTTCGTGACAACCAGCGCGCCGTCAATCATCGGGAGATGTCCGGCAATGTTGCGATTGAGATACGGAAAGTGCGGCCGATACTCGTTCTCCTGCAAGTCGACCTGCAGGGTCACCAGAGCGGCGCCGTGGGGGCCGGGTCGGACGAGCAGCGGAGCGCCAGGAACGGCAACCGCATTGCGGTAATAACCGTCATTCGAAACGCGATCGCCCGC
This is a stretch of genomic DNA from Verrucomicrobiia bacterium. It encodes these proteins:
- a CDS encoding LamG domain-containing protein; this encodes MSAFLLVCRRFSTATAFVAAFAFTWISGAQPASGTSLRFTGTNDYVSVPHSPALNAFPLTITAWIKTARVTNLVDGVITKYFDASFNGYSLNIRNGNLYAWYLRGGANGVLSNPFGVDGGFIADGQWHHIAFVISPVSGSIYVDGNLRVTVGWTGVPGPPTGTEPLQFGRYHNYPNSFEGELDEVTLWNRALTSGEVNYLKHRVLQGSEDGLVGCWRADETAGSAVNNSATNSHHGVALNGVSRPPSYAALALRTIATNAIRFNGVSGFVQVPHSAALNSYPLTAQAWFRTTNATPVFVGVLSKYADATGNGWAIGIQSGRVRAFYYRTPADSALDVHTAPSVADGGWHHVALVVDPPGGRIYLDGILVGSSAWAGTPGATTSTQPFQIGRYDISAIHFTGAIDEVAIWSRALSASEIQLGRNRPLVGNEAGLAACWHMDEGAGTTTVDASANLHHATLVNSPAWVGSTAYLGDGSTHLIASPGVPTFARQFAISTAPSQNAFTVNARGLIRRFHDFASAPADQLVTNRLQAALRVAGTGAPIEIQPASSAVGALMPAYNASAPQPLSAGVLAQSSVMSLLPQPGVQLDSVNLLYEAVVTLSHNANGSAFVVDGSDTTQPTRLLHFNGHLMHGPVDSIFTNLAVPPSLAAAFPPTHQRLSIQISANGGYLVLAPAVRFGGPAFLVDLGVNGTATNVSGAFNLASAEQFFETAGVRYRLPGLQLHSGGATAGRIEAWFPTGFGMQTTTNSRVHFPFATRTNIVLTGSLVPTVASIFFTAASYNTDLLWFSEETKPLLFGATQVEWRIPQGEFHVAQAESVQFVRQQEDRQLSDLRGVLVEPLAGDRVSNDGYYRNAVAVPGAPLLVRPGPHGAALVTLQVDLQENEYRPHFPYLNRNIAGHLPMIDGALVVTNDLIDTASSYVLLAGPAPIPYARDCSPEAGCSVFPTIGLQVLNFTGPPGHFGLPEFTFTQDGGLLAYGSIPPTNLTWGFIGSATYAQRTSDVQQGAYHIAGTFLRGDQTVLPAVQRPGALLFSGWGNATNLNYVERPGTPAYASGFGNYAGLNFRAPAQGRSFIAGQDTGSYPLTPRSKYYARFGGVSGIHESATFPSTMTLYGYAFSFTSYRLSYLDSENWESRTDGVISLPHPSNFPVEFERMKFLCRGNLDSARLPANIPAKQMVYWNTAIKPLSLQFKPRAGNACSLTERYLVLGVETKLPFIPQAFHTALGFKNNGNLTTLATGVEGVDSRFPVPAQLHLQGPGGSTYPLTTAAAGYFNNWETSGRPEAGFYSLVGRIRVPFFRDTKVHLHVTPTSPTNSQISIMGGWPSEEGITANRGWRSGTQDYFNTPGFDPQHDAWPGGAVAAYRNSPDESFRPRAQRNWIDVALFDYPLTWNPVLRQFSSFVDSPVVLPVIDVDSRLKELTPGKVDLDFAQDLNLQLPRIKVLDFANDALNELNGPLNSVSNAIRAQLGSALNTAGLTSGFRSLQNALRENSEGFFRPVLEPALDPVVNSLYNALSAELAVSKANLLAKAPAIVTASSNGLQNAVRDLNGTIGQANSIFGQLNRALQDADDTLGLFIRVLEKDSGGKRHVVRAIIQKLAADQGPVLGFAAGLADSLVNGLLSDLEPTLAKVEGELRQLRNEFNQVRMQVGGLAADNDFAEALNRANHTAATLGSYTQLAAATLSNHLAAVVGPAGDYFIADPARARREIRERLVVAFLSSQVSSDYQTTLRQFLYDKNFLLDQLMDVLFDQVNRSIRDGLSSQIAGATDGLFQNMKGGGLLSGSLLSAKIRGAPTFEGDSLRKIHLDSEIEMNMPDSMKFMAYMDIKELNSQSTALSCIPSGAPAAEVTLGAKDIPLDWLGVSGGTPLTLSIEARWTLQSGAVLGVGGSLEVKGKVGFKGVSLNDFGASLAIGQLENYFAAKAGATVVILGIPVDFTAGIFAGKSCSIDPLVFIDPEAPKVLIVAISDFSGIYLQFGGGLSLSEILFGTSSCLLDIGANVTSALYYQGGPALGSIGGRQKITVNVDLICIISASAEWATAFRLDSIGRLTLQGEARLCGKIGWCPVCLKACKSLTVTGTIGDGGIDYEVDF